TTAAATTTATTGACTAAATTGTGCTGGTAATAATTCACTCCTTGCTCCTGCGCCGCCTGTACGGGTAATAATTCCTGCAACTTCAATTGGTTGTATGTTTTTTGCAGGTGAGGGGCATGAAAAAAATCCATCTGGTATTGTCGGTGTTGACCCTGCTGGTAGTGGGCGGGCTGGCATATTGTGAATGGACTGAGGAGTCGCACTGGAGTGAGGGGCGCTGGCAATCCGTCCGCCATCAGGACCGTTTCTTGACGGTTGAGCGGCATCAGGACCAGTTTCGTGTCTGGCATGTGCGTGTGATGCCATTGAGCGGAGAAGTCCAGACTTCGGTCTGTCCGGCAGTTCTCAAAGGTGAGCACCAGTTGCTGGCCACTTGTCCGGAAGGTGCTTCACCTGTCGCTAGAAACCGGACGCATACCATCTGGCTGGATGCCGGCTCGTCGCGCATCGGCTATGGCAGCCATGTCTTTGTACCGCACGAGGGTATGCTGGGATAACGGCGACCCTGAGACAAGCGCGAAGTCAGTACTTCTGTTCAGGGCAGGGTAGATGACCGGGCTATTTACTCCCGCTCCGTGTTTCCCAGTGAAAACGGTGAAGAACCCGATGTACCACGGGTGTCAGGACAATGCCCATGACTGCGATGAATACCAGGCCGGCATAGAGTGCGTAAAGACCGGCAAACAGTTTGCCGGCATCTGTCAGCCCGTCGGTTTTGACCGGGCCCATGCCACCCAGCAGCATGGCTGAATTGAGAAAGGCATCCAGCCAGGACATGCTTTCAAAATGCCTGTAGCCAGTCATGCCGATCAACAGCGACAGCATGACCAGCATCAGGGCAATGGCGATATGCCGGGCCAAGCGCAGCGTAAACTGGCGAGCCGGAAGAGGGGGCGTCTGCTGAGATTCGTACATGAAGTCCCTGGCTGCGATGAGGGGCAGATATCCCCGGAGGATGGTTGCTGGTGGTTCACGGTGCTCCGTGTAACACGCATCGTACAGGGTTCGGCTTCATGCGCGCTGCCTGGTGTGCGCTTCTCTCTGTCTGGCTGTCTGGGATGAGACGGCTGCTCCAAAGCGCGCAGCAGAAATATCCAGACACATCAAAAATCTGGGAGTGGCTGTCGCGGACTGGTTGATCTCTTCTGTGGGATGGACGACTGCGGGGTCATGCGTGGCTCTGGCCGGAGCCAGAACCTGGGCGTCTTGTCGAATGACGGCCTGATTCCGCTGTTTGCCGCATCCCTGATGCTCATCTGAGCAAACGCGTCTGGAGACTGCCCCTTGTCCAAGAGGAGTAGGTTGGCCTCTGTAAAAGTTACGAACCCCGATGATCGCCAAGTGCCACAAACAGGCGTGATCCACATCTGCCAAACAGCCCGACGCAAGGTCCGGTTTGTCTGTGCAGGGTGATTGCCACCCGGACCTTGTTGCTGTATTGGGTCTGGCCAGTCATTCAAGGCAGGACTGCAAGTACAGGCCTGTTTTTGCCTTCAGAAAGACCGGTGCCAATCATTTTGCATCAATCGCGTCCATGACCCGGGCTGAATACACCATGGCTGCACCGGCATTCATGGCCACAGCGACTCCGAGTGCTTCGGCAATCTCTTCGCGGCTGGCTCCTTGTTCCAGCGCTGCTGCACTGTGGAAACTGATGCAGCCATCGCAACGTGTGGTCACCGCCACTGCCAGAGAGATCAGTTCACGCGTTTTTCCATCCAGACGGGCCGTTTTCTGGCCGGCTCCAGCCAGAGTCTGGTATCCGCGTACAGTATCCGGGCTCAGGCGACCGATTTCACCAATGCGTCCGGTCAGTTCCTGCCGGTAGTTTTTCCAGTCGATCATGATGCATTCCTTTCGTAACGATGGGGTATCTGAGGTGCTGCTTGACGCAGTATCCCGCCGGTACGGTTATGATTGAATGCGTTAAAACCTCAATTTTTAGCGTGATCGTCTCATGGATGGATTGAGCAGTCTGGTGCGGCAGGCAAACCTGCTGGCGAGTCTGGATGTGCGTTGCCAGTTGGCCGGAGGGTTTCATCTTCCGCATGATGACGAGGCCGCGGGAACGGTACCGTTTCATCTGGTGCTGTCCGGTGAGTGCCAGGTACAAACTGCTGCCGGGATTTTTCCGGTCAGGGGAGGGGATTTTGTCCTGCTTCCTCGTGGGAGTGCTCATGCCGTGCATAACGGTCCAGACCGGTTTCCGGTCTTGCCGGTATCCAGTCGTACTAATGGCTGGCTGCCGTTACGTCAGTCTGGTGATGGATCCTTGGTTGAAGTGGATTTGCTGTGTGGCCGTTTTTGTTTCAGTTCGGGTATAGGAGACTGGTTGTTGTCGGGATTGCCAGAGCCATGGCGGATATCTTTTTCCAGCCTTTCGGCGCAGGCGATGCTGCAATCACTGGTCGGCTGGATCAGGCAGGAGGCTGGACAATCTGCTCCAGGGGCCGTGGCGATTGTCACTTCACTGGTTCAGGCGTTGTTGACACTGGCATTGCGTGAACAAGGGAATCAGCCAGATACGCCTCCGGGTTTGCTGAAGCTGCTGGGGCATTCCCGGTTGGCGATTTCGGTGCATGCGGTTCTGAAAGCTCCCGAATATCCCTGGACAATTGCCGAACTGGGGCGGTTGGCAGCCATGTCGCGAGCAACCTATGCCAGGCATTTTGCTGAGTCGGCCGGTATGGGGGTTGGTGCATTCCTTTTGCGGTTACGCATGCTGAAGGCGTGCGCGTTATTGAGGCAAACGAGCCAACGTGCCGGGGAAATCGGCCTTGCGGTGGGATATCAATCCGAAGCGGCTTTCGGGAAGGCGTTTCGCCAGTTTTCCGGATTGGCTCCAGGGCGGTATCGCCAGCAGTACATGCAACATCCATCAATGCCATGAAAGCACAGACCAATCAGTTTACTGATGCGCGCAGGCTACAGAATTGCGCGCTTTTTTATTGATCTGACTCAAGAAACCTGCAACGTCGAAGGCCGGAAAACTGGGCACGTGCCAAGTGGCGAAATTTTCAAAAACGCATAGTTCCAGCGTTTTTTCAGTCGACTTAA
The DNA window shown above is from Laribacter hongkongensis DSM 14985 and carries:
- a CDS encoding cupin domain-containing protein, translated to MDGLSSLVRQANLLASLDVRCQLAGGFHLPHDDEAAGTVPFHLVLSGECQVQTAAGIFPVRGGDFVLLPRGSAHAVHNGPDRFPVLPVSSRTNGWLPLRQSGDGSLVEVDLLCGRFCFSSGIGDWLLSGLPEPWRISFSSLSAQAMLQSLVGWIRQEAGQSAPGAVAIVTSLVQALLTLALREQGNQPDTPPGLLKLLGHSRLAISVHAVLKAPEYPWTIAELGRLAAMSRATYARHFAESAGMGVGAFLLRLRMLKACALLRQTSQRAGEIGLAVGYQSEAAFGKAFRQFSGLAPGRYRQQYMQHPSMP
- a CDS encoding carboxymuconolactone decarboxylase family protein, producing the protein MIDWKNYRQELTGRIGEIGRLSPDTVRGYQTLAGAGQKTARLDGKTRELISLAVAVTTRCDGCISFHSAAALEQGASREEIAEALGVAVAMNAGAAMVYSARVMDAIDAK